Within Spinacia oleracea cultivar Varoflay chromosome 4, BTI_SOV_V1, whole genome shotgun sequence, the genomic segment GGTAATTTCTTGCTGATGAGGTACAACAACCCCTTAGATGCAGATTTTACATCTGTTTCCTTAAATTCTTTACCTTTACAATCTGATGTATTTTCAGCTTAGATATTGGTCTCGTGTAACAGATATGTATTTACTTGCTGATCAGTTATATAGATAGATTTCTGGGAAAAAGTACAAAATGATTCAAGTTGTCATATGCGCCATTGCATATAGGCCTTGTTTTGTAAATGACTTTCTTCCAGCTTTTCTGTTAGCTTTTGGCTTTTTCACGTGGTCAATTAGTCAGACTTCATGTTTTATAAAATGGATTTTCAgccaaaatgaaaaaataatttgGTTGGAGAGTTATTTCTCATTGGCTTTTAGTTGTCCCTAAGTTATTTAGTTTGCACATAAACAACTAACAATGAACAATTGATTTTACCAAACATTTTTATAAATAGCTTACGCAAATTGCAATACTATGTCAAACAAGCCAAGTGAATCAGCCAATAGCCAACAACTGATTGTCAAACAAGGCCCTACAAACTTCCAATTTACAAGCTCCCCTTGACAAATGAAGTTAAAAACATGTGGGACGGGCCTTGTTTGACAATCAATTGTTAGTTGTTGGTTGTTTCACTTGGTTAGTTTGACCAATTGTTTATATTTGCTCTTGACTATTAGTTGTTTGTAAAGATGTTTGGTAAAATTAGTTGTTGATTGTTAGTTGGACCGTGTAAAATAGTGTTAACTGTTAACTACATTTATCAATTTGTCTGTCACATGTCAAATTTTCCTCAAATACCAGCTACAAGTTACTTCTGACTCCAGTAATGAATGTATATATATAGTATGGACCCATTTAACCCAAAGGTTGTCCTGCTTTAAGCTCACAATCCTGCTTTCCTATCGCCATGTTCCAGTTTAAAGTGTCTCTAATCCTCTGCCCCCctgtttttcttgatctccACACCATTGCCCATGCAACTCTTCCAGGACCAGTACAAAGCTCATTTCAGTACCACAATAAATTTCTGCACATATTGTCAAGTTTTTTTAAAACAGCCTTTGGGACAATCATAATCTGTGCGCGGTATGCATGTAACCTCCTGAGACAGTATTGATAAGTTGCACACTCCTGTAGCTCTAACCTTCGGCAGTTCAGCCTAGCAGACATCTTTTCAGTGATCTATTCACACTCCCCTACGGAGATCCTCTTAGAGCATATAGGAATCCCCAAGTCTAAAGGAAAACCTTGCCAGGATAAACCCTGTCACATGCAACACCCTCTGAACATCCACCTCTTTAATACCACTACAATAGATGTCAGACTTTTGAGGGCTAGCAAGGAGACCAGAACTCTCAGTGAAGTACTTACTATCTCTGTAAGCCGACAACTAGATTTGTATTCTCCGTACAACATAAAATAATGTCATCACCTCATCTGCAGAACATAGATGGTTGAGCTTCAAAGCTTTGCATCTGAAAACCAAACACATAGTTCATGCTCACCACAGTTGTGATTCTCGGCCAATACCCAAGACGTAGCACAAACAAATATGGGGAGAAGGGATCCCCTTTGTCTCAGTCCCCTTTTAGCATAGAAAAGCCATGCAAAGACCCATtaattttgagagaaaacttATGTGAAGCTACACAAATCATCACCACTTTAATGGATGGGGGAACTGAATGTAAAGCAGGGAACAGTGCATGTTTCTTCAATCTCGGTCTACTGTCCCATAAGCCTTATTAGAATTAATCTTTCTTCTGTAATGTTACAAGACCCTGACAGATTATGATGTTATGTACTTATGTGCAACAACTCGGGCGAAACAAGTCTTAATTTATCACAAATCAACTTcagaatacatttataaattacgTTGAAATAGTAATTTGGTCTAAAATTGCTGACAATATCAGGATATTTCCCTTTGCGAATATGAGTGATGGTAGTGTTTTTACCTCGTTAAGGAGTTTTGTGCTTTTCTATCTTAGCAGTAAACCAATGTTTTGAGATATTGAATAAAACCCATAACAATTTTGTGATTATTGATAATTATGTTCTATCTTAAGCAGTTAAGCTGTTATCCATCTGATTTGACTGTCCTTAAATCCGACGAAGTCTTCAGCAATTTCTGCAGGTTTTCAGCGTAAATGCCTAGCTTGATACatgcaaaaaaatataaatacccACTTGTTTTATCCATTCCCATTTGCTTTAAATTGTCTGATTTTGGCATCTGAGCACGACAAAGATGGCAATTTTGTGTAAATCTGGCCAGTGTAGGTTGAGATATATTCAGCCTTGTCTTGTCATGTAAGTCGGGAGAGACTTGCTGCACCATAAATTTCAAAAACTATGGTTGCACCATATATTTGGCCATAATTTATCTTCCTTCAATAACTACTTTTCTTTAACTTCTATACAGTTCCATTTGGGCCTCACAGAACTTCCAGATAATTATTAGTGTATCATTAAAGAAGTCTGTAAATGCTTAAGCTTTTGTTCCGAGGTTGAGATATCTTATCATATTTGATTGTCATTTCCACTCGATCATCTTTGTGCATTTTCAGTAGGAGTATGAGTAGGAGGTTTTCAGTTAATAATGAGATTAATTCTCTCTTTACATTATTGCAGCATTCGGAGGACAATATTAGACCGGGGAACCAAAGCTGTCCTACAGTACCTGAAAGACAAAATTTAAGAGCTCCTTCTATTGATGGTCTTTCCTGTTTGCTGCTGCTTGCCACTTATATGAAACGAATTGGCATGGATTTATTTGCCACTCTGAGTGGTGGAAGGGTTTCTTTCATTTGCATAGTATAATGACTATCATTATCTGTATTATTTTACTTTTAGGCAAAGGCTCAAAGTCCAGGGCCTGTGTTTGGAATTTTGGACTTGACTATCATGCCTAAAAAGCTGTTTCTAaaatctttaatttttttacaaattttacTCTGGATAACTTTTACTATTATGGTTTCACTTAACTTTCTGTATTTTGTTTCCTACTGAAACTGTGAAGCTTCATGTAACGAATTTCACTCTGGATAACTGTCTGTTTAGACTTGAATcatacctaaaatgttttaagtTTGACAGCCATTACAAACTTACTACTTCTTTCGCTCCATAACGATGTTCCAGtttatattttttatgtttGTCTATGCACATTTTATATCACTTTTATCTTTAATTATACAacattaaaaattacaaaattttgATATTCTTAAAGTACTTATTGACACGGAACAAACAATACCCCACATAAATATGTTTTATTCTACGCTTTCCATTTCTAGGGGTCCattttaatttttacatttaGAATTTTTCCTCTTATATTGTATCATAAATGTCCTTAATAGTCTGTCAAATGTCAAAAGTCGGGCAGgtggttattttaattaattaaaatcattggaAACTAACCTTTCACACTTTCCTATTTAGGCATTACATctttcacactttttcattgaTATATTTTGGATAAAAGAGAATACATTATAAACGTATTTTGCAttgtttaaattttaaaaaaagaatcTTTATCAACATTAATTAGTTGTTAAATCGCGTGTATGATAccaacgtaaagaataaaaaaggatggagggagtaacaaATATTTCAAACATACATATACTCTTGGACCCAAGAATTAAATACTCGAATATATATATGATAACTCATAATCTTAGATTTTCATAACTCCTAAATCACTTTAGGCCTATGTTTGACCACTCATTTCGATCACCTCAACTTAAATTTACAGCCCTTATTTTGCATGAACAATGGAAGCAAAACCTTATTTTTCTTAACTCAAATCTTAAAATTGAATGATAAAAGCTCCAAGTCTCCATTAGAAGTATTGACAAACAAGAATCTAAAAAAATACAACTCTTGGCAAATCTGCATAGTTAAATAAGTAAATACTTTGTACAAaataatttcattattttaaatACCCTTATCCCGTCTCCATTAAAAAGAAATCATAGTAGACTTAGGCAAACAAAACTTTCAGTGTAGTGAACCATGGTACGCGATAACCTCCTCATCGAAAATCTTTTGCTACCACGGGGAGACCGGTACTCTCAGAGAATATCTTATAAGTAACTCTTGGACAAATAGACTTGTATTCTCGCCAGCAAATTAAATGAAGGACTAATTTCCGGCCTAATGAAGAGCCCAAAAATTCTTCCTTAACTatgataattttaattaacttcctGCCTTGGTAGATCAGGTGACTTCTGTGGCATATCAGTTTCCAGCAGTAATctgaatttcagaattttatgGAGCGATGTTACAGGCTTGATTTGCTTGGACGGACCTTGATCTGGATCAACTATACACGCTCCCTTGAATAGGTTACGTTCTGAAGATCCCGTTTCTTCATATAATACTATAGGTCAACAAAAATTCACAATAAGAATATCATGTTAAATGAGACAATAGACTACaaagacaaaaaaaatggaTCTACTACTATCATGACAACATCTAAATTACTCAATGTTCTCTTCATACCATGTCATTTGGACTAGACCCCATAAAACCAACATGTTGATCAATCTATCAACCTTACCTAACAAACAAATTCTGCTAAACTTTAGTGGAGAAAATATAACATCAGTACATGTGGTGTACTCGACCTTTTGATTGGAATATATCTCCTCTGATATTAGGTTTCGACGTCGTTTTGGCATTTCTCTTTAAGACCATAAGCATTAACTGATGAGTGAAAGACTACATACCCTTATCTGAAAAGATTAAGCATGTCCCAATAGTTTCTTCATATTCTCCTATCTGCAGACAGAGAGATAATATTAGAACAAAGTCCCTCATTAGAACAGCGAGATTCTATGCCTTCAATAGTAAGAAAGATATTATTGTACAACTAAAGAATCAGTATAATAAATTGATAGCCTATCCACCTCCCCCCCCCCATGTTACCCTGAATTGAATATCTACAACAATAGCTCATCAAGGATCAATTTTTATCCAACTTGGGTTGGTCTGTAGAATATTTTCATCAGAATCACCTCTAATTAATAATACAGGGAAGAAACCTTAGACGAACTCTTGAAAAAACAAGACAAATAAGAAAGATATGATTGTACAACTAAAGAAAGGCCATGAACTTACCAGCTTTAGTTTGTCCCCTATGGTCAAGACTGGGTTGGCTGTATCCAGACCCTGCATTTATAGTTCTATACTTATCAGTTCAAGGCCATAAAAAAGAAGGGTTTCTAAGCAAGAatattatatactccgtactatcaATAGATAAGAAACCAACTAACTGACTTATAACTTGAATACGCTTTGGTATTTCCAGTCAACATGAAGGATAATAAAACTTAAATGAGGACATTATTACAAACCAACCTTTCCCAATTGCAACAACACAAAGTCTAATTTTCATGTCTGAAACCATGTCACATCAAAACAATGACATATTTATAATTACTGGTTAAATTATAGCATTAAACtattgaatatgttatgcgaacAACTTTTAACCTCTAAATTGTCGCAGTGACACCTATCGAAAAGAAATGAGGAAAATAAACCAAATTGAGACCCTAAACTTGATTCAGTGCTAAAAGCAGTGTTCCTCAGAAAACTGAGAACTACACAATTCATTACATTAGGATTGACTATTGAGGGTGTAATGAAAAGAGTAAATCATGGAGAATTCTAACAAGAAAATAGAAATCTCCTGTAGCTAGTTTGTAATGAACCATCAAAAGCATGTTTATTACCTTTAAATATGTACCAGAAAGCACATATATtacctactccctccgtcccttaatactcgcaccggtttgaccggtgcggagtttaagacatttaaattgacttattaatttaatgagtgttagttgatagtggggtatttttttaatatagttagtgggaaatgggtaagaggtggagagtggtgagtgggggtgtgaatttttaaatgattttttgtagggaatagggtgtaggtggggttagtaagtaagtgtgagaaataatataatattggtataaatttccatttatagaagcggtgcaagtattaagggacggcacgaaaaggaaagcggtgcgagtattaagggacggagggagtatctcaCTTTCAAAGATGCATCACAAAGAGTATCATACTAGGATTTTACTCATTTAGTAGTTCTTATACTATTTTCCGAAGAGGGTATGTCTTAAAATCAAGGTCATTTGGAAGCAAGACAAAAATGTTGAGACAGGAAATAACTGTCCTGCACAAGTTCATAACTTACAGTAAGAACATATGGCTCATTTAGAAGAATGTTGACTTGGCCACAAACAGCATCAAGATTCAGCAATACATATTCATCTTGCTGATTGTGATCAATTGTTGTCACATCTAGTTCCATTACCTGTCAAATAGAAAGAAGCAAAGGTATAGAGGGACGGAAAGCAGAAGCACCACATCCATGGGCCATAAAACCAAAAAAGGATTACCTTTTTATATGGGCATAAAACCACCTGTCAGGCTATCATAGCATTACGTCCAAATTCTTTTCAGTTTAGCATAGACTACTTAGTTTCTCAAAAAGTACTTCTAAAGCAGAAACTGTTTAATAGAAGCTTGGCCAAACAGGCCCTTAGTTTCTAAGTATATCTTTAAATAGTTATATTCGAGAGAAGTTACATCCTTCGGGATTTGAACTACATGCATATCCATCGTCAAAAACAGATAAAATTCAAATGATTCAACAAAGTCAATTCAGAAACTATTAAATTACATTCAGTTCAATGTGGGTAGTAACCAATTTACGAAAGAATACAAAGATAAGCTTCTACAATTTAATATGGAAGGATTCACATAATCACACACATAAGATAAAGAAAATAGATGGAAATGAACTTCATGAGCTTTAGATGTTGCATTTTGATATTAAAGAGCTGTGAAGGTCTCTAAAGAAAGAAAATTTTGGAATTAATTCGCCCTAGTAAAAACTTGGATTAAGCTTTGCCACAAGGAAGCAGGTCAAAATCAGGAGAAACTCTATGTACAAGCATACAAATTAAGGTTTACTACGTACGACTTGCTATTTGGATGGATAATATTTTGTTATCAAAATAATGATTGGCTTTATATTCCTTGGTTCCTAATCCAATGCAAGATTAGACCTGGCCtgtctaatttttttattttatttctttgatgAGCGGACTCCTACAGAAGCCTCAATCCCAAACCCAAGAACATAAAGAGTCTAGCACGGCATGACCCAGCAAGGGATCCAGCAGACCTTCAGACATATTTTCTTAGTAATGGCTAAAAACTATTCTTCATATTAATGGACTCTTTACCTGCAATCGTTAAGAACACGTAGTAGCTTTTTGTAGGTAGGTCCATCAACAAGGTGTTTCTCCTGAAATTTTTTCAATAACCTCAATGCCTCGGCAGCTCTTCCTTTTCGGCAAAACTCATCCAAGAGCGTCTTGTAAGTAATGAGATCAGATGCCTTATGCTTTTCAGTCATCTCCCACAAATAACTCAAAGCTTCCTCTATCTCACCATCAATTGCCAAAGAAGTCACAAGAGAGCTGTAAGTTTGAGCTCTAGCAACAAACCCCTTTTCCTTCATCTGACTAAATAACTCCCTAGCATTTTTTGTCCTGGCTTGAGCACATAGTCCATGGATAAGATAATCATAAGTGAGTGCATTGGCGACACAACTATAAATGACACCCATCTGATGAAAAATCCTCAAGGCATCATTGACATGATTAGAACTCACATACCCCTGTATCATTGAATTGAGAGAGAAAATGTCAGGCTCAATTCCATCATTAATCATTTGCCTGAAAAGGCACTCCATTGTACCCATGTACCAGTGATTGATATATGTATCTCTTCTACGACTGAGAAACGCAGCAAACAAAAGGTTGTAAGTCCTAATTGACGGCTTGCAATCTGAATTGTCAGCCTTCATGTGTTTGAACACAGTAATAGCTCTGCTCAGTTTCCTGGCTTGAGTGTAGTAGTAAATAATAGTATTATACAGAGCCTCTGAACCAAAATGTGGAAGAGCAAGGAATTGATCAACAACATCATACATCTCCTCTATCATCCCGCCAACCCCAAGCTTCTGAATGGTGATGTGATACGTATTCACACTATGCTTATACCTGTGTTGTCTTGATGCCCAAGTAAAAAGTTCAAAACATACCAAAGGATCGTCTTCCAAGGCAATGACATTGTACAGATCATCCGCATTAAATCTAGCAGGAAGTTGGGATATAGCCTTGTTAAACTGAACCTCATTAAGAACGGGTTTTTTAGCTATTCTAAGCCTTCTGTTAACCCGTTGTCTATAAGCTCCCGAAAAAGGTCTGTGTGGCTTGGAAGAATACCACAATAAGCTGGTGCGGTTTCGAGAATAATGTGAATAGGTGGTAATGGCTGGAACGAAGTTAGAGCTATAAATTCTAGGACTAATTACTTTATGAGGTGGCTTAAGTTTTGCAGAACAAAGTTGATGGAAACAAGAAGTAAATATACATGCTAAACATTTAGACCGATCATGATTGTACACCCTCTGGATTGAGATGAGAAATGATCCCACAGGGAACATCTGGAGGTTTATTTTTAGTATGATTTCCCCAGCCCTAAGTAAGCTGACTCGCCAAATTGTCCCTCAAAACAGATGCTTTGGAGCAGTTAAAAATTACAAAGTTCTCGCAAAGGAAGCCCAAAGTTGTCCCTTTCATGATACGAGAGGAAAATACATTGCCAAGTGAAACCTACAAGTACAACAGCTGGTCCACAAAGATTGAATGTCAGATTTACATATGCGTATAAAACATACACACTGTAACGCAGCATTAAACTTCACAGACACCATATGAACATACTGTTGGCTTTCCATTTCTATAACTTCTTCAGACCATTAACTAAGGTTCATTCGTGCTTAGCATCGTAAAATGCTCTTGGTGATTTATACAATATACGAAGTAAGCAATAAAAGTAACATAATACTCCCTTTGTCCGAATTGAGTTTTGAGTTGTGACCATTAATTCAGGACGGAAGGAGTGGATAATACTCCAACAATGTTTTCACTTTCTTGGTTACACTGGATTAAGGATGAAACCAAGTTGAACGGCTTAATCCCAACTAAataaattcaaggtttttaactCTAATGCCTGGACTAAGGCTCAAAAGATAATACAAATTTCGAGTAGAATTCCGTCAAGAATCGCAAAGGATAATACGAATTTCAAGTAGAATTATCCAGGATTATACGAATTTCAAGTAGAATTATCTAGGATAATACGAATTTGAAGTGGAACTATGAAATGGGTATAGAGTAAATACAGATAATTAGATAAACAACACATTTCTCAAAATAAAAATCCAATAGAATATATTTATCATAGGAGAAAGTTACAAATTTTGAATCAATAAAAGTAGAAATAAATCGACAGAAAAAATACCGAGAATAGCAGCAGTAGAGAAGGAGAGGTAGTTGACAGAGACGCCGCCGACTAGAGGTAGTGACAAAACTAGAAGATGCTGTTTTGTTGGAGGCTTTTTATGAGGAGGGGGAGGAGGAGACGGCGGAGGcgggaggaagaagaaggaaaCGCATTAGCTATATCAAGAAACTTTTGTGTGAGACCgaaagaccgccttgttggCAGTCTTGTTGGCAGCCCCGTTGGCAGCCATGTTGGCGCATTTGTTGACGTCTATGCTGACAACggcatataattttattttaaatttgttttctcaaaaaaaaattgaaatatttttaattttcgaaaatttatttttgattttgttttccaggcttaactaattggacttcaatcttaactaattggattcaggcttaaatttttatttttgattcgaactttttttttcaaaattaaaattttcaactGTTTTTTGgatactaactaaactagtgtaaaacataactaaaagtaataaaatcataactaattgaataacaaaatagttaaggtataaaaacaaatagttaaacttatgagtcgaatagttattaattttaaacaaacttattattaactaaaactcataaaatcttaactaattagttgcaatgcttaagtagttgattttattgcttaactaattggtttcagtgcttaactaattggttcattgcttaactaattgatttcattgcataactaattagtttcgttgcttaactaattgaatctcaaacttaactaattagttccagtggttaacttaattaaatgtagtgcataactaattgcttccagtgcttcactaattggtttcattgcttcactaattagttgcatggtttaactaatatgttacattacttaactaatttattacattgcttaactaattggttctgaagcttaacttattagtttcatttttaactaattgattcaattacttaactaattattttcaatgcttGAAATTTTATgtcttaactaaaactctgcAATTTATTATCTGAAACTCAAAAatacataattaaaactaaaaaaatcttaactaaaaccaagaaaatcgtaactaGCTTAAACtggtaaaatcataactaaaactcggaaaatcataactaaagccATGAATGAAAACTCAAaaatacgtaactaaaactcaaaaaaccttaactaaaaccaaaaaaatcgtgcctaaaacttaaaaattcaTAACTAAACACATAGAAAATCAGTCCAGCAATTTCACTAAGAATACCATTATTTCAgaattataactaaaactaaaacataattattcttaactaaatacaaaaaaaagtgtaactaaaacattacaattcttaactaaaactaaaacgaaACTAAAACAACTAAAACAACTAAAGCACCAGTATATTCGACCAACATCAACAACGGTCACAGTGCTTCCAACTACGAATCCTCAGTCTGCAGCGATTCTATCACAGTATGGACACCTCAGTCTGCAGCCAGACCGCCACCACCGCAAAGCCTCCTCCTCTTGtcggaaacaagaacaaatcaaCTACATCCACATAAGCTGAAAAAAGGTAAACCTAATCAATCCAATCTAATCGACACCAAAAACCTAAAGGATTGACAACAAAAACCTAATCAATTCAATCGAAACGAAACAAAAACCTAAAAACAAAATCGCAAGAGTTGACCTAATTACATCAAAAATCGAAATCCAAAAACTCATAAACATAGCTTCAACCATCAAAATCGACAACAATAAAAAAACGAATTACATACCTTGAAGATTTAGTTTGAGTGAGAGAGAAGCCGGAAATTTATAGGTTGCGCAAAGGAGATTAGATTTCCGACAACCTTCGATGGCACAGCGGCAAGGCGGCGACGCCGGATTCTCCTTCCTCTCTTTCCTTCGCCGCTCTGGTTCTCGTTTCCCCATCCCGCCGACCACCAGGATCTCCCGCTGCTAAAAACCGCAATAGATTTCGCTGTTCTCCTCCTCCACCACCACTGCCGCCGCTTCTTCTGttaaaaatcatcaacaattagggtttcaaaaatcaaaatcgaaaaaattgaagaattcaGAGGAGAGATAAAAGAACAATCCAGATGAAGGAGAGAGATGAGGAATTACCTCAACAAGCCACCACCGACCCACCGTTGTCTATTCCGTCGGCTTCTTAGCCATCTCTAACGGCGATTTGGGCAGGCAAcgatttgaggagagagagaaaggcaaAGAGATTATGAGGAGTAAGAAATGAATTAGGGTGAAAATGTAATGAGATGATATGATAAatacgtatatatatatatatatatatatatatatatatatatatatatatatatatatatatatatatatatatatatatatatatatatatatatatatatatatatatatattcattagAAAAGCTAAAGGTATGCTTACGTCAGCAAATTACGTGGCAGACTAAGTGCCATTAAGGCGGTCTTACGAGAAAGACTGCCTtacctaaaagtttgtatttacATTTTGACTTTTCTTTCCAActtcacaaaatcttgtttataatgggtgtacagTAATTTACTGTACACCAAGCTCATTTTAAGCAAGTCCATTAGACTCACACGTGTGAGTCCATTtggatttattattattatttttctaattcGTAAGGGGTATGTCTTCCTCGACCTGTCACTCGctctttctttctcttcaaCAATTCTCCCCTCTTTTCAATTCTCTCTCCCCTCTCTCTCTTCTGCGATCGAATCTCTTGCTTCTTCTGCGGTTTCTTCTACGATCTGGCTGCGTTTACCTGGATTGTTCCTCAAGGTTAgttttcttcatattttcttAATCTTTTCGTTTTTTGATATTTAGGTTTTCATATTTTAGGTTTTCTACTGGATCTTCTGCGATTGTTCTTCAATGTTTATAATTTTTCAATGTTAtgttttgatttaggttttttattAGGTTTTATCGATAATTGCGatttttaggatttattctacgaattatgttgagattttgttttaaaaatacTGATCGTCTGGAAGTTAAATAACACACCAGATGTAATACTCATGGGGACTTTCATACTGTGATTTCACGAAGGTATTTATTACCAGAACAGAAGACAAAGCTTGGATTTATGGATTACTCCGTAGATGCTATGGAGTATCTAGTTAATTTCGTAGGCTTTTGTCGAAGCCCTAAGGAGTAACTATAAAGCAATTGCAACCAAATCTAAACTCATGACTGATTTGATCAGTAAGAGGAGTCCTAGCAGCAAATGGATGATGTCTTGTTGTGGATTTCAATTGTctaatttgtgatttttttcTAAGCTGACGTTTGAATTGTTGATGGGAGGTTGTTTTGGAGTATTTCTCCTTCCTGATATGAAAAGGTTTTGTGTTTACAAATTCATACGAATAGAGTATTGTCGACTATAACACCCGAAAATTGCTCTTTTTTTAAACTTAAGGGTTGGCCTGTTATACCTGAACAAGCAATCTGTTTACatttttacctttcttcagctaatgtgTGTCATGCAATATGTTTTATTCTACACCTTGTAATTTTATGTGTTAAAATTGTGGTTTTGTAGGTTAAAGTAAtgaaaattgttctaaaagttaagataGTCTTCCGTCGTCTCaagcctaacttttacttttaataacttaactttaacgactaaaagtctgacttttatatttctaccttTCTTTAGCTAATGTGAGTCATCCAATATTTTTATTGCACACACAGTAGTtttttgtgttaaagttgtagttctgtaggttaaagttatgaaaattattctaaaagttaagacagtttTCTGTtatctcaaacctaacttttacttttaataacttaactttaactacttAAAGTCCGACTTTTATATTTCTCCCTTTCATCAGCTAATGTGTGTCATGCAATCTGTTTTATTCCACACCTTGtaattttatgtgttaaagttgtggttTTATAGGATAAAGTAATAGAAATaattctaaaagttaagacagtatTCCGTCATGTCAAGCctaacttttatttttaataacttaactttaacgacTAAAAacctgacttttatatttctaccttTCTTCAGATAATGTGAGTCGTCCAATATTTTTATTGCACACACTGTAGTtttttgtgttaaagttgtagttttgtagattaaagtta encodes:
- the LOC110797421 gene encoding pentatricopeptide repeat-containing protein At2g27800, mitochondrial isoform X1, with product MFPVGSFLISIQRVYNHDRSKCLACIFTSCFHQLCSAKLKPPHKVISPRIYSSNFVPAITTYSHYSRNRTSLLWYSSKPHRPFSGAYRQRVNRRLRIAKKPVLNEVQFNKAISQLPARFNADDLYNVIALEDDPLVCFELFTWASRQHRYKHSVNTYHITIQKLGVGGMIEEMYDVVDQFLALPHFGSEALYNTIIYYYTQARKLSRAITVFKHMKADNSDCKPSIRTYNLLFAAFLSRRRDTYINHWYMGTMECLFRQMINDGIEPDIFSLNSMIQGYVSSNHVNDALRIFHQMGVIYSCVANALTYDYLIHGLCAQARTKNARELFSQMKEKGFVARAQTYSSLVTSLAIDGEIEEALSYLWEMTEKHKASDLITYKTLLDEFCRKGRAAEALRLLKKFQEKHLVDGPTYKKLLRVLNDCRVWIQPTQS
- the LOC110797421 gene encoding pentatricopeptide repeat-containing protein At2g27800, mitochondrial isoform X2 yields the protein MFPVGSFLISIQRVYNHDRSKCLACIFTSCFHQLCSAKLKPPHKVISPRIYSSNFVPAITTYSHYSRNRTSLLWYSSKPHRPFSGAYRQRVNRRLRIAKKPVLNEVQFNKAISQLPARFNADDLYNVIALEDDPLVCFELFTWASRQHRYKHSVNTYHITIQKLGVGGMIEEMYDVVDQFLALPHFGSEALYNTIIYYYTQARKLSRAITVFKHMKADNSDCKPSIRTYNLLFAAFLSRRRDTYINHWYMGTMECLFRQMINDGIEPDIFSLNSMIQGYVSSNHVNDALRIFHQMGVIYSCVANALTYDYLIHGLCAQARTKNARELFSQMKEKGFVARAQTYSSLVTSLAIDGEIEEALSYLWEMTEKHKASDLITYKTLLDEFCRKGRAAEALRLLKKFQEKHLVDGPTYKKLLRVLNDCR